From Spirosoma aerolatum, one genomic window encodes:
- a CDS encoding Rossmann-like and DUF2520 domain-containing protein, producing the protein MEISFIGAGNLAWHLAPAFENAGHHINEVYSRQLQHARQLVSNLYDARTHSDLNFADSPSQLFVLAVSDQALETVCSQLVLPENAILVHTSGGQSLKDLERWMTIYSDVPVRTGVFYALQTFSRGQSFMAFEGIPLCIEASDAITEESLVQLGQDISDIVYIVSSEERLTLHVSAVFACNFTNHLMALAHDLTVQKGLEFDLLKPLISETFRKGLAVGNPADVQTGPARRADLSTLDTHLTYLQSQPRLSEIYQVLTESIQQYYTAHDS; encoded by the coding sequence ATGGAAATTTCGTTTATCGGCGCCGGTAACCTGGCCTGGCACCTTGCTCCAGCCTTCGAAAATGCGGGGCATCACATCAATGAAGTCTATAGTCGGCAGCTCCAGCATGCCCGGCAACTGGTGAGTAATCTGTATGATGCCCGTACCCACTCCGACCTGAATTTTGCCGACAGTCCGTCGCAACTGTTCGTTCTGGCCGTTTCGGATCAGGCACTCGAAACGGTTTGCTCGCAGCTCGTTCTTCCCGAGAATGCCATACTGGTTCATACCTCTGGCGGGCAATCGCTTAAGGATCTGGAACGCTGGATGACGATTTATAGCGACGTTCCGGTTCGAACAGGTGTTTTTTACGCCCTTCAAACATTTAGCCGGGGGCAGTCGTTCATGGCTTTTGAAGGGATTCCGTTATGCATCGAAGCCTCCGACGCTATCACCGAAGAATCGCTGGTTCAGCTAGGGCAGGATATTAGCGATATTGTGTACATCGTTTCGTCTGAAGAGCGGCTAACTCTGCACGTTTCGGCTGTGTTTGCCTGTAACTTTACCAATCACCTCATGGCATTAGCCCATGATTTAACCGTGCAGAAAGGGCTTGAGTTTGATCTGCTCAAACCCCTCATTTCCGAAACATTTCGGAAAGGCCTGGCCGTTGGTAATCCAGCCGACGTACAAACCGGCCCCGCTCGTCGGGCCGACCTGAGTACTCTCGATACGCATTTGACATACCTGCAATCACAACCCCGGCTTTCGGAAATTTATCAGGTTCTCACCGAAAGCATACAACAGTATTACACAGCCCATGACTCGTAA
- a CDS encoding WD40/YVTN/BNR-like repeat-containing protein translates to MTRKELIINLLFVTLLTPLYGIAQWQPQSVGTDASFRAVSAANAEVVWIGGTKGTFVRTADGGRTWQTGTVPDAQTCDFRDVHAVDAQTAYFMSAGPAENGQARIYKTTNAGQTWTLLYKTEQKGIFFDGIDFWDSQHGIVFSDPIDGRWAILTTDDGGKTWQPIPPSALPLMQPNEAAFAASGTSLVVEGKRNVWIASGGGLAGRVFHSRDRGKTWTVSNTSLPGGEATGLFGMRFFSDKVGVVVGGNYKQESQPGPNVAISRDGGQTWQTAAQTDPAGLKEAVALLPGDRLLTIGPSGTSLSADQGQTWQKLDTEGFHSMACVKGTCYAVGAKGKVSKQVFK, encoded by the coding sequence ATGACTCGTAAAGAACTCATCATAAACCTCTTATTCGTCACATTACTGACTCCTTTATACGGCATCGCTCAATGGCAACCTCAATCGGTGGGTACCGATGCCAGTTTCCGGGCGGTTAGTGCGGCCAATGCCGAGGTCGTCTGGATTGGTGGCACTAAAGGCACCTTTGTTCGAACGGCCGATGGTGGCCGAACCTGGCAAACGGGTACGGTTCCCGACGCCCAAACCTGTGATTTTCGGGATGTACACGCGGTGGACGCGCAAACGGCTTACTTCATGAGTGCCGGACCCGCCGAAAATGGTCAGGCCCGTATCTACAAAACCACCAATGCCGGGCAAACCTGGACGTTACTCTATAAAACGGAACAGAAAGGTATCTTCTTCGATGGCATCGACTTCTGGGATAGCCAGCACGGCATCGTATTCAGCGATCCCATTGACGGGCGATGGGCCATCCTAACGACCGACGATGGGGGTAAAACTTGGCAACCCATTCCGCCATCGGCATTACCACTCATGCAGCCGAATGAAGCCGCATTTGCCGCCAGCGGTACCAGTCTGGTTGTTGAGGGCAAACGAAATGTTTGGATTGCGTCGGGCGGTGGCTTGGCCGGTCGTGTTTTCCATTCACGCGACCGGGGTAAAACCTGGACTGTCAGCAATACGTCGTTGCCAGGTGGTGAAGCAACTGGTCTGTTTGGCATGCGGTTTTTCAGCGATAAAGTGGGCGTGGTCGTTGGTGGTAACTACAAACAGGAAAGTCAGCCCGGCCCGAACGTGGCTATTAGCCGCGATGGTGGACAAACCTGGCAGACTGCTGCACAGACCGATCCGGCAGGATTGAAAGAAGCCGTCGCCCTACTCCCCGGCGATCGGCTACTGACGATTGGCCCATCGGGCACCAGCCTATCAGCCGATCAGGGTCAAACCTGGCAAAAGCTCGACACCGAGGGCTTTCATTCCATGGCCTGTGTAAAAGGCACCTGCTATGCCGTTGGTGCAAAAGGGAAGGTAAGCAAACAGGTCTTCAAATAA
- a CDS encoding beta strand repeat-containing protein, with protein MKNYSLTHLFIGLYTLLLGSQTLAQIPTITALSPTRNQRDAPVSTNVAVTFDQSINNGAASKGALRVFSQQRGGAMGDGLGGVTTVANGNTLRFNPTNNFKPGETVFVTSTTAVKSDAGGNLAHGHVYQFTTATSGMGTGDYRLVGGTGAGTTTTRITLGDVDGDGDLDAVATNNDDFVVTVHRNAGDGFLNFGEDVSVAAYCSAAVLGDIDSDGDLDIVAVSPNTGQISIRLNGGDASGSNTGTFSGGTNRAAGSPVNLALGDVDADGDLDIVTINGTYASVFLNTGAGVFDNGSTINLGGTARDVALGDLNQDGYLDVVAVGANLLAVGLNDGNGTFPSVTNTATQNYPYSVELGDLDADGDLDMAVLLRSIGQVLIRFNNGSGSFTNGNAYPVASGASGLDLGDLDHDGDLDFITANDNGGNAGTATNNPGTASVRFNNGAGTFSGGNDFGSGNNTSDVALGDLDGDGDLDFVTANATVNGGVVTQWNITGPLPTITSFTPTSGPIGTLVTVTGTDLSAARSVNLFLSTQRSPGTIVSNTATSLTFVVGAGTRTGAIQIATAGGIATSSEYFTITSSVAVNTITPVSGPVGSSLAITGSGMSNVTNVQFGDVPASFTINSSSTIAVIVPRVASSQPIRLTSPTGQTLSSAFTVIRPNTSLLYALQSANFGGINATANSAPAIVDMDSDGRLDLLIGKADGTIDHYEQNTINGSDFTRIGSLTDGSAAITVGTNAVPAVTDIDGDGLLDLLLGSGSGLVYHYEQSTIGVNVFTLLDANFGGINTTANSVPTLTDLNRDGRLDVLVGKADGTISHFRQSDLNSNNFFRITSSFNSINVGANSTPLVIDLDGDGLLDLLVGNNQGNVYHYKQNTSSSLSFSQVTTNFNSLAMGGNARPVVTDLDGDGNLDLLVGRADGTISQYEQQVSGPIITGFSANIGEVCAGGLVTFTATVGNYSESYTWRLLTKDIVLQETNSDGNFSFSVNPTSSGVQTCTLVVISGDQSVSATTNLIVNPRPVATLVSSGTLTCAITSVTLTAASGASSYTFTNSDGQQLAGSGNTRTVTTPGNYMVTLLGSNGCTNIATTSVSSNTVLNLTAGASLPQANVGVVVSLTASGATAYQWSAPPTAPLTPPATGSAVSASLTASGVQTFTLTGTSGVCSQSALVSVTALAGPDLSAIINLPDANFSAGAKKGLVVGIQEVNGASSSGSIVVTITVPVGYSVSFDNTLTSFSVSGGSANPVAVQNSLWHQSNGVAGQQISIAINTGQSVGANSVMNLGFSISRTTANAGSASNITVNIADDSSGSYDVNRLNNVYARIINGL; from the coding sequence ATGAAAAACTACTCCCTAACTCATCTTTTTATTGGGTTATACACGCTCCTACTAGGCTCGCAGACGTTGGCTCAGATTCCTACGATTACGGCCTTAAGCCCTACACGAAACCAACGCGATGCGCCGGTTAGTACCAATGTCGCCGTGACTTTTGACCAGTCGATAAACAACGGCGCGGCCAGTAAAGGCGCCCTGCGGGTGTTCAGCCAGCAACGGGGTGGCGCCATGGGGGATGGGCTTGGTGGGGTTACAACCGTAGCAAATGGAAACACACTTCGATTTAACCCGACTAATAACTTTAAACCAGGTGAAACCGTCTTTGTTACATCAACAACAGCCGTTAAAAGTGACGCGGGCGGTAATCTGGCTCATGGCCATGTATATCAATTTACGACAGCTACGAGCGGCATGGGTACTGGCGATTACAGGTTAGTAGGTGGTACAGGGGCTGGTACAACTACAACCCGCATAACACTAGGTGATGTAGATGGCGATGGCGACCTGGACGCCGTAGCGACTAACAATGACGACTTTGTAGTGACTGTACATCGTAATGCTGGTGATGGCTTTCTTAACTTCGGAGAGGATGTATCCGTCGCAGCCTATTGTTCGGCGGCTGTTCTGGGTGATATCGATAGCGACGGTGATCTGGATATTGTTGCTGTCAGCCCTAATACCGGCCAGATAAGTATACGGCTGAATGGGGGCGATGCGTCGGGGTCGAATACGGGAACATTTAGTGGAGGAACGAACAGAGCAGCAGGCAGTCCTGTTAATCTGGCATTGGGCGATGTAGACGCAGACGGTGATCTGGATATTGTAACGATAAATGGGACGTACGCTAGTGTTTTTCTTAATACTGGCGCTGGCGTTTTTGACAATGGTTCTACTATCAACCTGGGAGGAACTGCTCGTGATGTGGCCCTGGGCGATCTAAATCAGGATGGTTATCTGGACGTTGTAGCTGTTGGTGCTAATTTGCTTGCTGTGGGTTTGAATGATGGCAACGGAACGTTTCCCAGCGTCACTAATACGGCAACGCAAAATTATCCTTACAGTGTTGAATTAGGCGATCTGGACGCCGATGGCGACTTGGATATGGCTGTACTGCTGCGTAGCATCGGACAGGTTCTCATACGCTTTAACAACGGTAGTGGTAGTTTTACGAATGGCAACGCCTACCCGGTAGCCAGTGGTGCTTCGGGGCTCGACCTGGGCGATCTGGATCATGATGGCGATCTCGATTTCATCACGGCCAATGATAACGGCGGTAATGCCGGTACGGCTACTAATAATCCGGGTACGGCCAGTGTGCGTTTTAACAATGGAGCAGGTACATTCAGTGGTGGCAACGACTTTGGTTCTGGAAACAATACATCTGATGTGGCCCTTGGTGATTTGGACGGCGATGGTGATCTGGATTTTGTGACAGCTAACGCTACGGTTAATGGCGGAGTTGTTACGCAATGGAATATTACGGGCCCGCTCCCCACTATCACCAGTTTCACCCCAACCAGCGGCCCCATTGGTACCCTTGTGACGGTTACCGGAACAGACCTGTCGGCCGCGCGAAGTGTAAATTTATTCCTCTCTACACAGCGTTCACCGGGTACGATTGTAAGTAACACTGCTACTTCTCTCACGTTCGTGGTAGGCGCCGGTACCCGAACCGGTGCTATTCAGATTGCAACGGCCGGCGGCATTGCAACCAGTAGTGAATACTTCACAATAACGAGCAGTGTAGCAGTCAATACCATAACGCCTGTCAGTGGGCCGGTAGGCAGTAGTCTGGCTATAACGGGCAGTGGTATGTCGAATGTCACGAATGTGCAGTTTGGGGATGTGCCAGCCTCGTTCACTATCAATTCATCCTCAACCATAGCCGTTATAGTACCTAGGGTAGCTTCTTCACAGCCAATCCGCCTGACGTCGCCAACCGGACAGACGTTGTCGAGTGCCTTTACCGTAATTCGACCCAATACCAGCCTGTTGTATGCTTTACAGAGCGCCAACTTTGGGGGTATTAATGCAACTGCAAACTCGGCACCTGCAATAGTGGATATGGACAGTGATGGTCGACTCGACCTGCTTATTGGTAAAGCAGACGGCACTATAGATCACTATGAGCAGAATACCATTAACGGAAGTGACTTCACGCGAATAGGTAGTTTAACGGATGGCTCAGCGGCTATTACAGTGGGAACAAATGCTGTACCAGCCGTAACAGACATTGATGGCGATGGTTTGCTGGATTTGCTGTTGGGCAGTGGTTCCGGATTGGTGTATCACTATGAGCAGAGTACCATAGGTGTCAATGTGTTCACGCTCCTAGACGCCAACTTTGGGGGTATTAATACAACTGCAAACTCGGTACCAACATTGACGGATTTGAATAGAGATGGTCGGCTCGATGTATTAGTTGGGAAGGCAGATGGAACGATTAGTCATTTTCGGCAGTCAGATCTGAACAGTAATAATTTCTTTCGGATTACGTCGAGCTTCAACAGTATCAATGTAGGGGCTAATTCAACGCCATTGGTAATTGATCTTGATGGGGATGGTTTGCTCGACTTGCTTGTAGGAAACAATCAGGGGAATGTTTATCATTATAAACAGAATACGTCCAGCTCACTGAGTTTCAGTCAGGTGACGACCAATTTCAATAGCTTAGCCATGGGAGGGAATGCGCGGCCCGTTGTTACAGATCTTGACGGAGATGGCAATTTGGATTTATTGGTAGGTCGTGCTGATGGTACCATTAGCCAATATGAACAGCAGGTTTCAGGCCCAATCATTACCGGGTTTTCGGCCAACATTGGTGAGGTCTGTGCGGGTGGTCTCGTTACCTTTACCGCCACAGTGGGAAATTATTCGGAAAGTTATACTTGGCGTCTGTTAACGAAGGATATTGTATTGCAAGAAACAAACAGTGATGGTAATTTCAGTTTTTCGGTCAATCCAACCAGTTCAGGTGTCCAGACGTGTACACTGGTGGTGATCAGCGGTGATCAATCCGTGAGTGCTACGACCAATCTAATCGTTAATCCCAGGCCCGTGGCTACGTTAGTCAGCAGTGGCACCTTGACCTGCGCTATAACAAGCGTCACCCTGACAGCCGCCAGCGGAGCCAGTTCATATACCTTCACGAATTCGGACGGTCAGCAACTGGCTGGTTCTGGTAATACGCGTACCGTTACTACACCTGGGAATTATATGGTGACTCTGCTAGGGAGCAACGGCTGTACTAACATAGCAACAACATCAGTTAGTAGTAACACGGTGTTGAACCTGACTGCCGGAGCTTCACTGCCCCAGGCCAATGTAGGGGTAGTGGTGAGTTTGACAGCTTCAGGCGCTACTGCCTACCAGTGGAGTGCTCCGCCTACGGCACCGCTTACCCCTCCAGCTACTGGCTCCGCTGTATCGGCCAGCCTAACGGCCTCAGGTGTACAGACCTTTACGCTGACAGGCACCAGCGGAGTCTGTAGCCAGAGTGCTCTGGTCAGTGTGACAGCGCTGGCAGGCCCCGATCTGTCAGCGATTATAAACCTGCCCGATGCCAACTTCTCGGCTGGGGCTAAAAAAGGCCTGGTGGTCGGGATCCAGGAAGTCAATGGGGCATCGTCCAGCGGGTCCATTGTCGTCACCATCACGGTACCGGTTGGCTACAGTGTCAGTTTCGACAATACCCTCACCAGTTTCAGCGTCTCAGGAGGCTCTGCCAATCCGGTGGCTGTGCAGAACAGTCTGTGGCATCAAAGCAACGGGGTAGCGGGTCAGCAGATTAGTATTGCGATTAATACGGGTCAATCGGTGGGTGCCAACAGCGTGATGAATCTGGGTTTTAGCATCAGTCGCACGACGGCCAATGCCGGGAGTGCCTCCAACATCACGGTCAACATCGCCGATGACAGCAGTGGGAGTTATGATGTGAACCGGCTCAATAACGTTTATGCCCGCATTATCAATGGTTTGTGA